From one Humulus lupulus chromosome 8, drHumLupu1.1, whole genome shotgun sequence genomic stretch:
- the LOC133796047 gene encoding coatomer subunit beta'-1-like, whose amino-acid sequence MENLALKIEKEFTQISERVKSVDVHPIHPWFLATLYSGTVSLWNYHSRKLENSFKVTDSPVRTAKFIASKNWFVAGSDDGFIRVYNYETMEKIIEFEAHKDYIRSVVVHPNLPYLISTSDDKSIKLWDWEKDWICTQIFEGHSHYVMQVAFNPKDSNIFSTASLDGTIMTWNIGSSAPIFTLHGHLKGVNCIAYLNSGDKTYLLSGSDDFTAKVWDYETQTCVQSLEGHLNNVSAVCAHPELPIIITGSDDGTARLWHAATYELENTLNYDLGRVWAIGCIKELNQVVFGCDNGFCIVKMNGGDSVTGPSLEGRKE is encoded by the exons TTCTTAGCGACTTTATATTCTGGAACTGTTTCTTTATGGAATTACCACTCCAGA AAATTAGAAAATTCTTTCAAAGTCACAGACTCACCAG TGAGAACAGCAAAATTCATAGCTAGCAAAAATTGGTTTGTTGCTGGATCTGACGACGGATTCATTCGTGTTTACAACTATGAAACAATGGAGAAGATCATCGAGTTCGAAGCACACAAAGACTACATAAGATCTGTGGTTGTCCATCCAAATCTACCATACTTGATATCAACATCTGATGACAAGTCTATAAAGCTTTGGGACTGGGAAAAGGATTGGATATGCACTCAAATTTTTGAAGGACATTCCCATTATGTGATGCAAGTGGCCTTCAATCCAAAAGACTCTAATATTTTCTCTACCGCCTCGCTTGATGGAACCATTATG ACATGGAATATTGGCTCATCTGCTCCAATTTTCACCTTGCATGGTCATTTGAAAGGAGTGAATTGCATTGCTTACTTAAATTCTGGCGATAAAACATACTTACTAAGTGGCTCTGATGACTTTACTGCTAAG GTATGGGACTATGAAACACAAACTTGTGTTCAAAGCCTGGAAGGTCATTTGAATAATGTCTCAGCAGTTTGTGCTCATCCAGAGCTTCCTATAATAATTACAGGCTCTGATGATGGAACTGCTCGTTTATGGCATGCTGCTACTTATGA GCTAGAAAACACTCTGAATTATGATCTTGGAAGAGTTTGGGCCATTGGATGTATCAAAGAATTGAATCA GGTTGTCTTTGGTTGTGACAATGGATTTTGCATTGTCAAAATGAATGGTGGAGATTCTGTAACAGGGCCAAGCTTAGAAGGAAGGAAGGAATAA